The Flavobacterium psychrotrophum region CATAATTCTCCGGGATGGTTTTGGGCAATGTTGCGTATTGGCTTTTCAATTTTGCCCAACATTTTATACTCAGATAGCTTGTTGATATCTTTATATACCGCTATACCCGCATAATTTGCCTGAAAATAAACACCATCAAACCTGCTCTTTAAAAACTTCCACCCCCCATTTACCGGACTTTCATTTTTGAGCACATTTCCATCATATACTAATGTGCCATCGTTATGCCCCAAAATAAATTTATTGCCATTTTTATATACATCCCAAACTTGCCCCTGAGTATTAGGAATGGGTTCTAAAACACTGGTTTTATATGTAAAAATACCATGATTTGTTACTAGCAGGTATCCGGTATTTGATAATGATGATAGTGAGTATACTGAACCAAGTAAGCCTGAATTATCTGTAAAAAGATTTACCGGAGAATTTACCTCTACATGAGAGATGCCATTATCAAGCCCAAGCCAAAGGTCATTTTCTCTATCCAGCGCTATACTTAACACTGCATTGTTTTTCAGGGAATTTTTTCGGTTAATGTTTATGTATGTATTTGATGCTAGATCTACAATATATAACCCCTGACGGGAAGTACCTATGGCTAACTTAGTTTTATCAATAAATTTTGAAGAAAGAATTACAGCCTCTTTTACATAAAAATTTACCGGATTTTGCCAGGGAACAAGTTTATCTTTATCACCTTTAAACACTCCGTTATTTTTTGTAAACACATAAATTTCTCCGTTGTGCTTTTCTATGCCATGTATGATTCCTCCTTTTAGTTGTCCCCAGCCGCTAACCGGAATAAATTTATTGTTTTTTAAAACAAAAATACCCTCGCGGGTTGTAGCAGCATACACCTCATTATCAATTGGGTAACAATATGAGATTTGCGACGGAAAATTTATGCGCTTAGTTTTAATACCATCATACACATAAAGCGCATTGAAAGACTGAAAACAAATATTTTTTCCGAATGAAAATATTTTCCAGATTTCCTCATTGCCTGAAAAACCGGCAAACATAGCATCTTCAGATAATGATTTATATACCATAAAACCATTTTTACGATGCCAGTACCCAAACTCTTTATAAGAACCTGAATAAATTTTGTCTCCAAATGAATATACCGACCTGATAATGGTTTTATTTGGTAATGTATATTTCTCCCATTTTACACCGTTGTAGCGCAAAAAGAAATGGTTATTGGCAAAATACATAGCGTTGTCGTTACCTTGTACCACGCTCCACACCTGATTATCACCTTGATATTCTGATTTTGTAAAGTTTTCTACAAAGGGCAATAATTGCTGTGCACCTGCCTTAAAACAAGAAACTATATATATAAGTAATACAATATGCCTTATTTTCATTACTAACTAATTTAAAATGTCAAAGTTAAAAACTTAGCAACCCTGTACCAAAAAAAATGCCCCTATAAGTGGGGCACGTTTTCTTTTACATAATCATTGAGGTAATTAAACCGGGGCGAAAGCCGTCCGTTCGAAGCTATTGCTGCTCGTTTTAAGATTTCATCTTTGTCATCATTAAAAAAAGCCGGAACTACATGGTCTAAAAACATTTTGCCAAAACCTTCGCTGGCATCACGGGGTAGCTCACAAGGCAGGTTGTCTACCGCCATTACAACAACAGCAAGCGGATGGTAAATATCAACCTCTTGTCCTGTTGACGGGTTGTAGCCATACAAAGGGTTAGCTATGCTGCTTGATCGTATTGTAGATGCTATAGGGCCATCAACATCGCAAGATATATCTGCAACTACTTTTATCCTGCAATTATTTTTTCGCAGCATCTCACGAGTTAATATATCTGGTGCATTGTTACCATAAAAATGCCCGGCAATATACATGTCAGCAACATTAGCATATTTTTCAAAATCAGAAACAAATTCTTGAGGATTGTTATAAAACTCCAGCTTGTTTGTAGTAGCAGTACCATCAATACGCTTATTATAATCAAGCACATCAAGATGAGTATATACAGGCCCACTGTATGATTTTGCAAGAAAATCTGCAGGCGAAACTTCTTTAATTCTTATGGCATCAAGCATTTCTTTTGCACCTAAGCCTACTTTACCTTTACCGGTAAGCACTATTTTTAAAGGAGGAAATATCAATTTTTTAAGCCTTGCAACCAATGCGTCTTTGTCTGGCAGGATTTCTGCCTTCGGAAGATTATGAAGTTCATATTTAATACCAAATGCCCTGAAAGCATTGTATGTTCCTACAAGCCCCGCATATCTGCCAAAGCCTATAAGACGACGGCCTTGTGCATCAATAACTGTTTCATGATCATATAAAGTAATGTCCTTATCAATTATAGCCTGCAACATTTTTTTGTTGTGCGGTTGTTTTTTTATCGTATGAGAAAAGAAAAAATATTTTTTACCTGCTATAAGAGCATCAACAGGCACTTCTTTTACTCCCAGTAGTACATCACAGTCTGTAAGGTCCTCCCCTACTTCAAACCCCAAATCCTTATACAGGTCATCTGAAAAGATTCTAACATCTGACGACTCTATTTTAAACATAGCCTGGGGAAACTGTTTTTTAAACTCTGCCAGCATGGCCGGAGAGAAAACAACCCTTTTGTCCGGAGGCGATTTACGCTCTCTTAATATCCCAAATTTCATAGCTTACCGATTCCATTATTTGTTTTGTTACTCTACTAACATAATAGATTAAAAAGATACTAAATTTAACTATAAAAAAAGTAAAGCATTCAAATGTAACAATTTTTATATATTCGTAACCAGTAAATATTAAGATTTATTTTTAAATCTTCTAAAAAATGGTGTTATATTTGCGTTATTATTGATTTATGGGGTCGACTGGTTTTGACAGCAGGCCGAACTGAACAGTAAGCACGTCGGGAAATGAAGCTGTTTCCGTACATCATCGCTTCAAACATTTAAACGGCGAAAATAACTACGCTCTAGCTGCTTAATCTAAATTAAAGTAAGATTAGCCTCGTCCCTGCAAGGCAGGGAGGCAGGATTCTCCTGAAAAGCCCTGGTTTATGGCGTTTCGTTTAGGAGAACCGTAAAAGTAAACCTGGGGGTTTCTTTGCTTCGCGGAAGCCCTGAGAAAACAGAAGATAAGTGGTGTGTGGCAGTTTTCGGCCTTGCACACTAACGAAAAACCAAGCGAAAACTAAGCGTGTAGAAAGCTCTTTGCTTCCCTGTTTGGACCCGGGTTCGATTCCCGGCGATTCCACTGAGACAGTTTTAGGCATACTTTTCAAAGTTGCCAAAAACGCACAAAATGTCTCGAAAAGCCTATAAAACCTGCAAATTTGAACGTTTGCAGGTTTTTTTATGTCCACCTGTAATCTTCAAAATTTTCAAAAATGCACATAAAGTTGGGTCATTTGCCGGTGCAATGTCAATTGCCCGAAAAATTGCACCAATAAATGCACTGAAAGACAGTTTAAGACACTGAAAGACTTAAAGTACCCTTGTGTTTGGTTTACCGTGATTGCTTCATAATTCTACATTATTAATTTTTAATTTTTTGAATTATGTTAGAGAAAAGCTATGGCTTAAGCTTCATGTTAAAGCCGTCCCGCAAGGAACCTACACTGCGTTACGTGTACGTTCGTGTATCCGTAGATGGTATCCGTAAAGAGATTTCAACCAAAAGAACCTGGGATCCCAAGCGCTGGGATGCCAAATCTGAACGCGCAATCGGTGCAAAAGAAGACGCCCGAATTTTGAACCTTTTTTTAGACACGATGGTCATGAAAATTAATCAGTTCAAGTTAGACCTGATGTATACAGAGAAGACAATCTCTGCCCAAAGGATCATTGATTTCATACTGGGAAGGGCTACCTCAAAGGCATTGTTGCTGGAGGAATTTCAGGTCCACAATGATGAAATGTTATCGCTTGTCCCTGCCGACTATGCCATGGCAACCTACAAGCGCTATACCTACACGCGTACGCATGTTCAAAATTATATCAAGTATAAATATGACAGAGAGGACATCGAACTGCGTGAACTTGACTACGATTTTATCAGCGGATTTGAACTTTACCTTAAGACCGTCAGGAAATGTATAAATAATTCTGCACTGAAGTACATTGCCTGCCTCAGGAAGATCATTAACCGGACTGTAGATAAGAACATCATCCCATCCGACCCCTTCAAAGCTTTTAAGCGCAAAAAGACTAAAACGATAAAGAAGCCCCTTAACAGCAGGGAACTACGGATTTTGGAAAACTACACGTTTACAACGCAGCGGCTTACCGTGATCAGGGACGTGTTTATATTTCAATGTTACACTGGGCTGGCCTACATCGATGTTTACAATTTGCGAAAAAGCGATATAAAGATTGGAATTGATGACCGGTACTGGATCATGTCCTCACGCCAGAAAACGGGCAATGAGACGAATATACCACTACTCCCTAAAGCTTTGGAGCTGATTGAGCACTATAAAGACCATCCCATCTGTGTAGAACGTAATACAATACTCCCGGTATCCTCCAACCAGAAGATGAACGAATACCTAAAGGAAATTGGCTCACTTTGCCAATTAGATGTGTTACTGAATACCCACATGGCCCGGCGAACTTTTGCCAGTACCGTGACGCTCAATAATGATGTGCCTATCCATGTGGTAAAGGAAATGCTGGGGCACAACTCGATAAAACAGACAGAGGCTTACGCTATGACAGAACAGCTGACCATCGGGAGGGAAATGTCACTTCTAGACCGGAAGCTTAGTGCCAAGCCACAAATATCGAAGGAGGACGCTGACCTGTTAAGCAGGCTGGAAGAAGAGATCAGGGCGGTTAAGGAAAAATATAAAACCTGTTAACCATGATCAAAATCAATCTTGAAGATACCATAGTACCCCATTACGTTAGCCAGGACCTGACGGATTTTAGGTTTTATTCACCTCAGAAAAAAGGAGGTGTAGCTGAACTAATCGTACAGATACGTAATATTAATGACCCCTTACTTTCCAATGTGTATAATTTAGGGTTTGGGCCACCGGATGGTGCAGGTAGCTTTAGCGATACGGTTTCACTCAACCATTCAAATCCGGGTAAGGTGTTCTCAACGGTAATTTTAGTAGCGATAGCGTTCCTGGAGCGCAACCCTTCCTTAGCTATCGGAATCGACGGTTCTGATGACCGGCGGGCCTATTTATACCACAGGATGTTCAGCTCTAACAGACATCCCTTAGAGGAAACCCTGATCCTTACCGGTGTTGACTGGTATGTACGTTTGCTTAGATCTGGCGATGTAGAGCGCGACCTGTCCGGCGCTGCATATTTTAAGCCACGGCCTGAAGCTTTTGATTTTCAAAGGAAAACAAATGATTTGTACCGTTATTACCTGATAAATTTAAAACCTGTGCAGTCACTCAAATAAAAACTTTTAATATCTTTGTTATTATGAAAGAGAAAATGCAACATGCTATAGATGCTATTTTTAAAATGGCGGCAGAACAGAAACAGCCATCGGCTCCATTACCTGCATTTAATGGGTCAAGGCCGGATAACGCCCTCTCACGCTCGATACGAAATAAAAAAGAAGCAGATCAATTCCAGGCGGAACTGAAAGCTGTGCTAAATCAAGAAAAATAATTATAAGAAAGCCTGCCGTTAAAAGCAGGCTTTTTCATTCAACAGACGTGTTGTTTAATCATAAAGGCTATCCTTTTTGATTTCGCAATCCTCTCTTTGAGCATCTTTGAAATAATATATGCACATTAGCCATGAATTAACCAACACCGAAGAATCCGACGAACTGGAAATCCTTTCAATGCCGATTAAATAATATGAAGATGAATATTATCCAATTCCTAAGCCATTCCCTTTAGAAGCTATTAAATTCCTGATGGAACAAATGCATGTAGCCGATGCCTAGCTATCGAAAATATTAAGTGCCCGTTCCCGAAAATCGGAAATTCTTCCCAATAAAAAGAAAGCTTAGCATTTCGATGATAGGCGTCCTAAATGAAAAGCTGAATATTCAGCAGACATCCTTATTCGGCTTAAATTTACTTATTTTGTTATTTCTAATTGTACCACGACTAATGGCATAATAAAAACGGAAGATAACCGTGTTTTTGAAACACCATATAGTAATTCCAGCAGAATGATAGTACACCGTAAACATTTTTTAATTTTAATCGATTAACGCGCCTTAAAAAACGATTTCATATTCTAAAGCTTATTCCGCTGTTTGAGGCGGTAACGAAAAAGCTTACATGTAATAACCGCGGCTTATCTGACATCTGTACCTAAGGTATTAATGGGTCTATTATTTTATGGTGCTCAAAACCTGCAATTTTTACAATGTTATAGTTAGCAATGCTATTATAAAACGCCGTGATGAGCCTGGCTGGCCTTTAAAATTACCGACTGCACTGCCTGTAACTAAACCATTTGTTCAACATTAGCGAACTATTGGACATGTTAACAAAATATTTAATTTTTCCAATACTATAGTTGCTAATTTCGAATTATAAGCTAAGCTTTAATATGCAATTATCAGCATATGAGTTTGTTGTATAATATGCTTACAACAGCTTTGATTAAGCTGTGGAAGCAGAAGCCCATAACTTAAATTAGTAACCGCCTGCATCAGGCATTAAATAAACAAAGATGAAATTGAACTACAAAAGGTTAGTATTAGCATTAATTGCTACCATTGGATTACAAATGAGTTCTCAGGCACAGGAATACAGGTCTGCAACAAAATATGGGGAACCTGGTAAAGCTCCAGGCATGAAAGTTAAATTGTTGAGTACGGTGGGTGATGTAAAAACGTACATAATTATTCTGGCCAAAGGTGATGAAGCCGTATCAGGGCTTACAGAATTTGCGCAAAAGTACAATGTAAAAAGTGCACACTATCAAGCTATTGGTGATGCCCTGAGTTTAGAAGTCGGATGGTTTGATTACGAACGTAAGCAATTCCTCGTAGTACCCATTGCTGAGGCCGAGGTTACCTCATTTACCGGAGACATAGCCTGGTATCATAACAAGCCGGTAGCCCACACGCATGTTACGGCTTCTATAAAAGATGGTTCTGTTAAAGGTGGCCATTTACTGGAATTGATCGTTGGGCCAACGCTTGAAATTATCGTTACCGTGGAACCAACACAATTGTTTAAAAAATTAAATGAAGAATTTAATGCGGGATTGATTGATATTGATAGTAAAGAAAAACAATAATGAAGGAAGAAGAATTTAGATCCACATCCCATCAGGTGGCGCCGGGTAATGCACCTGCAATGAATGTTAAATTACTGAGCACCCATGGTGATGTGAGGACGTATATGGTCATTTTTTCGAAAGGGGATGAAGCCCTGTCCGGGTTATTGGATTTTGCGCTTACCTACGATGTCAAAAGTGCCCACTTCGCTGGTATAGGAAGTGCCTTTAGCCTTGAGTTGGGCTGGTTTGATTTTGACCGCCTGAAATACCAGGTAATTCCTGTTGGAATTGCTGAAGTGACTTCATTTACGGGCAATATAACCTGGATGGATACAAAGCCTATTGTGCATGCACATGCAACCGCTTCTTTTAGGGATGGCACAGTGAAAGGCGGGCATGTACTGGCCTTAAATGTGGGGCCGACATTTGAGGTAGTTGTAACTGTTGAGCCAACAGCACTGTACAAAAAGACAGATCCGGAATTTCAGGCAGGAATGATTATTTGATAGCCGTTCGGTAAACTGTATTTTGCAGGTCGTGACAAATATAATTAATGCCCTTTTTTATGAATGCAGTAAAAGCAGAAGTAGTTGCATTTGTTATTTTGTTGGTTAGCTGGATTACACCTCCTATCCCTTAAATAATGATCCTATGTCAGAATGTCAAGCCCCTTTCAAAGGGGCTTTTGTTATCATACCCATAACCAGATACAATACCCACAAAATTTTATTTGGTAACATGCTAACGGTATACGTTGGGGCTATCGCAAATAGCTATCTTATTCATTAATGTAGCAATGAAAGGTTCCTAACTTTACTTACAGGGCCATTTTATGCTGGTACTTTCCATGCTCCAATAGCACAGCATCCATAATCCGCAAACTTTCAAGAAACTGAGCCTCTTTAAACCGGAATGACGGCCCCGAGACACAAAGTACCGCAATAGGCTTGTTTTTAAAGAAAATAGGTATGGCCACACAATTGAGATCAGGATCATAGGCCTCAACATCCAACGCATAACCTGTTTTTACAATAGTGCTGACTTCTTCTTCAATGGCTGCGAAATCTCCTTCTGCATGCTGCTTACGCAGGCTTTCCTGCAAATGGTGGGAATAAGCAAGGAAACATTTGCCTATTGCCGTGGTGGTCATCTCGTAATCTTTCCCCATATTCAGTGTAATCTTAACCGCCCTGTTGGGCTCACATGTAAGTTCGTACCTGTAATACGATCCCATCTGCACGGCCAGGTACGACGATTCTTTTGTTAGATTGGATATTCTTTCCAGTACAGGGCGAAGTTCCTGCTTTAGGGTATTCACAGAAAAAGACGGGACCTGTAAGGATTCGATCTTTGAGCTGATTTTATACCTGGGGCTGATATCATCCTGTTCCAGGTAACCCAATTGCTTTAGTGTGTCGAGGTAACCGTGGACGGTATTTTTCTTTAAATCTACTGCCTGCGCCACGTCATTAAGCCGCACAAAATTGCCATTGGAAGCGATATATTCCAGTATTTGGAACGTTTTTTTTACGGACTGGTTCATAAGTTCAAATATAACGAACAAAATTACAATTTATAGCTTATCATCCCCTATAAGTTCAATAAATACCTATTTTTGACCTTCAAGTTCAACAAATCACAAGTTGCGTAGTGCAACAATTAGCTACACAAAATATGAGCAATTCGATTAAAAATGTACTGGTAACCGGTGCAAGCAACGGTATAGGCCTTGGCCTTACAAAAAAGTTATTAAATGAAGGCGCAGCAGTAATTGCAATAACGCGCTCCGGGGAAATTGCCGACTTTTCGCATCCAAACCTGACT contains the following coding sequences:
- a CDS encoding NAD(P)-dependent oxidoreductase, with the translated sequence MKFGILRERKSPPDKRVVFSPAMLAEFKKQFPQAMFKIESSDVRIFSDDLYKDLGFEVGEDLTDCDVLLGVKEVPVDALIAGKKYFFFSHTIKKQPHNKKMLQAIIDKDITLYDHETVIDAQGRRLIGFGRYAGLVGTYNAFRAFGIKYELHNLPKAEILPDKDALVARLKKLIFPPLKIVLTGKGKVGLGAKEMLDAIRIKEVSPADFLAKSYSGPVYTHLDVLDYNKRIDGTATTNKLEFYNNPQEFVSDFEKYANVADMYIAGHFYGNNAPDILTREMLRKNNCRIKVVADISCDVDGPIASTIRSSSIANPLYGYNPSTGQEVDIYHPLAVVVMAVDNLPCELPRDASEGFGKMFLDHVVPAFFNDDKDEILKRAAIASNGRLSPRFNYLNDYVKENVPHL
- a CDS encoding site-specific integrase, whose product is MLEKSYGLSFMLKPSRKEPTLRYVYVRVSVDGIRKEISTKRTWDPKRWDAKSERAIGAKEDARILNLFLDTMVMKINQFKLDLMYTEKTISAQRIIDFILGRATSKALLLEEFQVHNDEMLSLVPADYAMATYKRYTYTRTHVQNYIKYKYDREDIELRELDYDFISGFELYLKTVRKCINNSALKYIACLRKIINRTVDKNIIPSDPFKAFKRKKTKTIKKPLNSRELRILENYTFTTQRLTVIRDVFIFQCYTGLAYIDVYNLRKSDIKIGIDDRYWIMSSRQKTGNETNIPLLPKALELIEHYKDHPICVERNTILPVSSNQKMNEYLKEIGSLCQLDVLLNTHMARRTFASTVTLNNDVPIHVVKEMLGHNSIKQTEAYAMTEQLTIGREMSLLDRKLSAKPQISKEDADLLSRLEEEIRAVKEKYKTC
- a CDS encoding DUF6934 family protein; amino-acid sequence: MIKINLEDTIVPHYVSQDLTDFRFYSPQKKGGVAELIVQIRNINDPLLSNVYNLGFGPPDGAGSFSDTVSLNHSNPGKVFSTVILVAIAFLERNPSLAIGIDGSDDRRAYLYHRMFSSNRHPLEETLILTGVDWYVRLLRSGDVERDLSGAAYFKPRPEAFDFQRKTNDLYRYYLINLKPVQSLK
- a CDS encoding PPC domain-containing DNA-binding protein — protein: MKLNYKRLVLALIATIGLQMSSQAQEYRSATKYGEPGKAPGMKVKLLSTVGDVKTYIIILAKGDEAVSGLTEFAQKYNVKSAHYQAIGDALSLEVGWFDYERKQFLVVPIAEAEVTSFTGDIAWYHNKPVAHTHVTASIKDGSVKGGHLLELIVGPTLEIIVTVEPTQLFKKLNEEFNAGLIDIDSKEKQ
- a CDS encoding PPC domain-containing DNA-binding protein codes for the protein MKEEEFRSTSHQVAPGNAPAMNVKLLSTHGDVRTYMVIFSKGDEALSGLLDFALTYDVKSAHFAGIGSAFSLELGWFDFDRLKYQVIPVGIAEVTSFTGNITWMDTKPIVHAHATASFRDGTVKGGHVLALNVGPTFEVVVTVEPTALYKKTDPEFQAGMII
- a CDS encoding IclR family transcriptional regulator translates to MNQSVKKTFQILEYIASNGNFVRLNDVAQAVDLKKNTVHGYLDTLKQLGYLEQDDISPRYKISSKIESLQVPSFSVNTLKQELRPVLERISNLTKESSYLAVQMGSYYRYELTCEPNRAVKITLNMGKDYEMTTTAIGKCFLAYSHHLQESLRKQHAEGDFAAIEEEVSTIVKTGYALDVEAYDPDLNCVAIPIFFKNKPIAVLCVSGPSFRFKEAQFLESLRIMDAVLLEHGKYQHKMAL